Proteins encoded in a region of the Roseateles sp. SL47 genome:
- the puhC gene encoding photosynthetic complex assembly protein PuhC, whose protein sequence is MRTAPSASKLPALPLAALGALVLASVLGVGVVRLAGVSAQQQPDASTVTTRQLRFEDGADGSIAVLDAGSGRLLTTIAPGTNGFLRSAMRGLVRERKRQGLGPETPFELLGRADGRLTLVDPGTRRRIDLEAFGPSNAAVFARLLPATPPGADHVAQR, encoded by the coding sequence ATGCGTACCGCCCCGTCTGCCAGCAAACTGCCGGCCCTGCCCCTGGCGGCCCTGGGCGCACTGGTGTTGGCCAGTGTGCTGGGGGTGGGTGTGGTGCGTCTGGCCGGTGTCAGCGCCCAGCAGCAGCCGGACGCCAGCACGGTCACCACCCGCCAACTGCGTTTTGAGGATGGGGCGGACGGCAGCATTGCGGTGCTGGATGCCGGCAGCGGAAGGCTGCTGACCACCATTGCGCCGGGCACCAACGGCTTCCTGCGCAGCGCCATGCGCGGCCTGGTCCGCGAACGCAAGCGCCAGGGCCTGGGGCCGGAAACCCCCTTTGAATTGCTTGGCCGTGCCGACGGCCGCCTCACCCTGGTCGATCCGGGCACCCGCCGCCGCATTGACCTCGAAGCTTTCGGACCCAGCAATGCGGCCGTGTTTGCCCGCCTGCTGCCCGCCACCCCACCAGGAGCCGATCATGTCGCTCAGCGCTGA
- the puhE gene encoding putative photosynthetic complex assembly protein PuhE gives MQHGWPALYTLLLWWFSTGVIIYLNGLPRSTHPWTMGAATVLLGIALTGVAVTAADTRVTGAYLAFTAALTVWAWQEIGFLLGYVTGPRRHACPPGATGWRRAGHAVMAILYHELALMVLGMAVLALTWGQPNQVATWTFGVLWLMRLSAKLNVFLGVRNLNEQFLPEHLRYMHSYFRQRSGNRLFPISVIAVTGLAAAAWHGAVAGSVQAFEITACSFVAMLLSLALLEHGFMMLPLPSERLWEWGMRSRGRPRHSE, from the coding sequence ATGCAACACGGCTGGCCCGCGCTCTACACCCTGCTGCTGTGGTGGTTCAGCACGGGGGTGATCATCTATCTGAATGGCCTGCCCCGGTCCACCCACCCGTGGACCATGGGCGCGGCCACGGTGCTGCTGGGCATTGCGCTGACCGGCGTGGCGGTGACGGCGGCGGACACACGCGTCACCGGCGCCTACCTGGCCTTCACTGCGGCACTCACCGTCTGGGCCTGGCAGGAGATTGGATTCCTGCTGGGGTATGTCACCGGGCCGCGCCGCCACGCCTGCCCACCCGGCGCCACCGGCTGGCGGCGCGCCGGGCATGCGGTGATGGCGATTCTGTACCACGAGCTGGCGCTCATGGTGCTGGGCATGGCCGTGCTGGCGCTGACCTGGGGGCAGCCCAACCAGGTGGCGACCTGGACCTTCGGGGTGCTGTGGCTGATGCGGCTGTCGGCGAAGTTGAATGTCTTCCTGGGCGTGCGCAATCTCAATGAGCAGTTCCTGCCCGAGCATCTGCGCTACATGCACAGCTACTTCCGGCAGCGGTCCGGCAACCGGCTGTTCCCGATCAGCGTGATTGCGGTGACGGGGCTGGCCGCCGCCGCCTGGCATGGGGCTGTGGCCGGGAGCGTGCAAGCGTTTGAAATCACCGCCTGCAGCTTTGTGGCGATGCTGTTGAGCCTGGCCTTGCTGGAGCACGGCTTCATGATGCTGCCCTTGCCCAGCGAGCGTCTGTGGGAGTGGGGCATGCGGTCGCGTGGCAGGCCACGTCATTCGGAGTAA
- a CDS encoding glutaredoxin family protein, producing MKNLIGFLIFVAIAGHLAWKHYHQHAAPEGMSQTELRTLAASVRADEVVMYTTTECGYCHQAKNWLQANGFAFTECNMSIDMHCQSEFRAYGADGTPFLVIKRGRKEHHMKDGFDSDELVAALRA from the coding sequence ATGAAAAACCTCATCGGTTTCCTGATCTTCGTTGCCATTGCCGGCCATCTGGCCTGGAAACATTACCACCAGCATGCGGCGCCCGAAGGGATGAGCCAGACCGAACTCCGCACCCTGGCCGCCAGCGTCCGGGCCGACGAGGTGGTCATGTACACCACCACCGAATGCGGCTACTGCCATCAGGCCAAGAACTGGCTGCAGGCCAATGGTTTTGCCTTCACCGAATGCAACATGAGCATCGACATGCACTGCCAGTCGGAGTTCCGGGCTTATGGGGCCGACGGCACGCCATTCCTGGTGATCAAGCGCGGTAGGAAGGAACACCACATGAAGGACGGTTTCGACTCGGACGAGTTGGTCGCCGCCCTGCGGGCCTGA
- the acsF gene encoding magnesium-protoporphyrin IX monomethyl ester (oxidative) cyclase, which translates to MSLSAELQTPEDAARLAKAETMLTPRFYKTDYAAMDRLDMDPIRAQWEVMMAEYEGDNNHDHFTRTPEFTAEAAALSAQWSPQLRRDFQDFLVSSLTSEYSGCVLYNEIAKNVSNPDIKQLMRYLTRDESRHANFINQSLKDFGLQVDLVNLKRTKAYTYFKPKYIFYATYLSEKIGYARYISIYRQLEQHPELRFHPIFRWFERWCNDEFRHGESFALMMRAQPHLLRGGNKLWIRFFLLAVYATMYVRDHTRPWLSQALGMDPTDYDYRVFNITTEISRQVFPLSLDTDRPAFRAGMTRLCSIAAANDRAKARGGLLGKLQQGWCALQATACFARLYLLPVKTHELPGEMRVAPSW; encoded by the coding sequence ATGTCGCTCAGCGCTGAACTTCAGACCCCCGAAGATGCCGCCCGCCTGGCCAAGGCCGAAACCATGCTGACGCCACGGTTCTACAAGACCGACTACGCGGCGATGGACCGGCTGGACATGGACCCCATTCGCGCGCAATGGGAGGTGATGATGGCCGAGTATGAAGGCGACAACAACCACGACCATTTCACCCGGACGCCCGAATTCACCGCCGAGGCGGCGGCGCTGTCGGCCCAGTGGTCGCCCCAGCTGCGGCGAGACTTTCAGGATTTCCTGGTCAGCTCGCTGACCAGCGAGTACTCCGGCTGCGTGCTCTACAACGAGATTGCGAAGAACGTCAGCAACCCCGACATCAAGCAGCTGATGCGTTATCTCACGCGCGATGAGTCGCGCCATGCCAACTTCATCAACCAGTCGCTGAAGGACTTTGGCCTGCAGGTGGACCTGGTGAATCTCAAGCGCACCAAGGCCTACACCTACTTCAAGCCCAAGTACATCTTCTACGCCACCTACCTGTCGGAGAAGATCGGGTATGCGCGCTACATCAGCATCTACCGCCAGCTGGAGCAGCATCCGGAGCTGCGCTTCCATCCGATCTTCCGGTGGTTCGAGCGCTGGTGCAATGACGAGTTCCGCCACGGCGAGTCGTTCGCGCTGATGATGCGCGCGCAGCCGCATCTGCTGCGCGGCGGCAACAAGCTGTGGATCCGCTTCTTCCTGCTGGCGGTCTACGCCACGATGTATGTACGGGACCATACCCGCCCCTGGCTGAGCCAAGCCTTGGGCATGGACCCGACCGACTACGACTACCGGGTGTTCAACATCACCACCGAGATCTCCCGCCAGGTGTTTCCATTGAGCCTGGATACCGACCGCCCGGCGTTTCGCGCCGGCATGACCCGCCTGTGCAGCATTGCCGCCGCCAACGACCGCGCCAAGGCACGCGGCGGGCTGCTGGGCAAGCTGCAGCAGGGCTGGTGTGCGCTGCAGGCCACGGCGTGCTTTGCGCGGCTGTACCTGCTGCCGGTGAAGACGCATGAGCTGCCCGGCGAGATGCGTGTGGCGCCGAGCTGGTAA
- a CDS encoding DUF4265 domain-containing protein, whose protein sequence is MEFKVRWSLEQDEDEWPPYSVESIWCVRMEGHHFKLINVPYFAKDVAWGDVVSANGDDEGWWFERVVQRSGYATVHISSFDAEKTQRLLDWCKANAGILETAFNGKYFALGIPPAVAQADWMAFLQGLECSGENAFEFEVACHG, encoded by the coding sequence ATGGAATTCAAGGTCCGTTGGTCCCTGGAACAGGACGAAGACGAATGGCCCCCGTATTCCGTGGAGTCGATCTGGTGCGTGCGGATGGAGGGCCATCACTTCAAGCTGATCAACGTTCCTTACTTCGCCAAGGACGTCGCCTGGGGCGATGTTGTCAGCGCCAACGGCGACGATGAGGGGTGGTGGTTCGAGCGCGTGGTGCAAAGGTCCGGCTATGCCACCGTTCACATCTCCAGCTTTGATGCGGAGAAGACCCAGCGGCTGCTGGACTGGTGCAAAGCCAACGCCGGCATCCTGGAAACTGCCTTCAATGGCAAGTACTTCGCCCTGGGCATTCCGCCTGCGGTGGCACAAGCGGATTGGATGGCCTTCCTGCAAGGGCTGGAGTGCTCTGGAGAGAACGCCTTTGAGTTCGAAGTCGCTTGTCATGGATGA
- the puhB gene encoding photosynthetic complex putative assembly protein PuhB, with product MRAVSNLVNVLAPAHEHEFEAMRGLPEALPDGERQLWQGSPDARLLARQAVHLDLVIGYFLLLLGWRVATGWADGQPVGQILMGLAGMLPLILLACGLLATIAWMMARSTVYTITNRRVVLRVGIVLSITFNLPFSQILSAGWRARGRGGDIVLTLGGSDRIAYLHLWPHARPWHLRRTQPMLRALADAPTVAALLAEALRQAEADRQTLPMRAVPTDAGATAAHPLPQAA from the coding sequence GTGAGGGCCGTCTCCAATCTCGTGAACGTGCTGGCCCCCGCGCACGAGCATGAGTTCGAGGCCATGCGGGGCCTGCCCGAAGCGCTTCCCGATGGCGAGCGTCAGTTGTGGCAGGGCAGCCCCGACGCGCGGCTGCTGGCTCGCCAGGCGGTGCATCTGGATCTGGTGATCGGCTACTTCCTGCTGCTGCTCGGATGGCGTGTGGCCACGGGTTGGGCCGATGGCCAGCCGGTGGGCCAGATCCTGATGGGGCTGGCCGGCATGTTGCCGCTGATCCTGCTCGCTTGCGGGTTGCTGGCCACCATCGCCTGGATGATGGCCCGCAGCACGGTCTACACCATCACCAACCGGCGGGTGGTGTTGCGGGTGGGCATTGTGTTGAGCATCACCTTCAATCTGCCGTTCTCGCAGATTCTCTCGGCGGGATGGCGCGCCCGCGGACGAGGTGGCGACATCGTGCTGACCCTGGGCGGCTCAGACCGCATCGCCTACCTGCACCTCTGGCCGCATGCACGCCCCTGGCATCTGCGGCGCACCCAGCCCATGCTGCGGGCCCTGGCGGATGCCCCCACCGTTGCAGCGCTGCTGGCCGAAGCCCTGCGGCAGGCAGAAGCGGATCGCCAAACCTTGCCGATGCGGGCGGTACCCACCGACGCTGGCGCAACGGCGGCCCACCCACTGCCGCAGGCGGCCTGA
- a CDS encoding UDP-N-acetylglucosamine-peptide N-acetylglucosaminyltransferase, whose translation MRSVLRAALAEMARQRYAEAVDLLTPLAHLPSNELQRYLGESLRRSGRPQEAVGPLMQALALKMDDIDAYLQLAFALQSLQMKVEAAECFRTVAALQPDSVMAQSYLAHGDQQCARWQDFDANLQALLAAIRHKPDDAADEFGVPFTLVGLPHDPADLLKVSRLSSRFLSRGLKPLPQVKAGDRARALAPGRPGERLRIAYLSGDFHAHATAALLVETLEQHDLERFEILLFSHGPDDGSELQRRIRNTGSRFIDVSHLDAAGIAARMRDEAVDIAIDLKGHTAGSRFTALACRPAPVQVSWLGFPGTSGADFIDYIIGDDIVTPFSHASAYSEKIAQLPVCYQPGDGRRTLTPGPRAPWGLPEQAFVLLGANPVYKITPAVFDAWMTLLHQLPQALLWQLSGGEQADAQLRAEAQRRGVAPERIHFMPPADMATHWQRLACADLALDTWPCNGHTTTSDALAAGVPVVTVMGDGFAGRVAASLLTAAGLPELICDSPQAYVQQVIRLAGGVRPTIRPWIDSRRFARELEALYERMWERAVQGLAPAELRAP comes from the coding sequence TTGCGCTCCGTTCTGCGCGCCGCACTGGCTGAGATGGCACGCCAGCGGTATGCCGAAGCCGTCGACCTGCTCACGCCCCTGGCCCACCTGCCTTCCAACGAGCTGCAACGCTATCTCGGTGAATCCCTGCGCCGCAGTGGTCGGCCGCAGGAGGCGGTCGGGCCGCTGATGCAGGCGCTGGCCTTGAAGATGGACGACATCGACGCCTATCTGCAACTGGCCTTTGCCCTGCAGAGCTTGCAGATGAAGGTCGAGGCGGCCGAGTGTTTCCGGACGGTGGCCGCCCTGCAGCCGGACAGTGTCATGGCCCAGTCCTATCTGGCCCATGGTGACCAGCAGTGCGCCCGCTGGCAGGACTTCGACGCCAATCTACAGGCCCTGTTGGCGGCCATCCGGCACAAGCCTGACGACGCTGCGGATGAATTCGGTGTGCCGTTCACGCTGGTAGGCCTGCCACACGACCCGGCCGACCTGCTGAAGGTGTCCCGCCTGAGCAGCCGGTTTCTCAGCCGAGGCCTGAAGCCGCTTCCCCAGGTGAAGGCCGGTGACCGTGCCCGCGCTCTTGCGCCGGGAAGGCCGGGTGAGCGCTTGCGCATCGCTTATCTCTCCGGCGACTTCCATGCGCATGCCACGGCCGCCCTGCTGGTGGAGACCTTGGAACAGCACGACCTGGAGCGCTTCGAGATCCTGCTGTTCTCCCATGGGCCTGACGATGGCAGCGAGCTGCAGCGCCGCATCCGCAACACCGGGTCCCGCTTCATCGATGTTTCTCATCTGGACGCTGCCGGCATTGCGGCCCGTATGCGCGACGAAGCGGTGGACATCGCCATCGACCTGAAAGGCCACACCGCCGGTAGCCGCTTCACCGCCCTGGCCTGCCGACCGGCCCCGGTCCAGGTGAGCTGGCTCGGCTTCCCGGGGACCAGCGGCGCCGACTTCATCGACTACATCATTGGTGATGACATCGTCACGCCGTTCAGCCATGCGTCGGCGTACAGCGAAAAGATTGCCCAGTTGCCGGTTTGTTATCAGCCGGGCGATGGCAGGCGCACCCTCACGCCCGGGCCACGGGCGCCGTGGGGATTGCCGGAACAGGCGTTTGTCCTGCTGGGGGCGAATCCCGTCTACAAAATCACACCGGCCGTGTTTGATGCCTGGATGACCCTGCTGCATCAACTCCCGCAGGCGCTGCTGTGGCAGCTCAGTGGCGGTGAGCAGGCGGATGCGCAGCTACGGGCTGAAGCACAGCGACGTGGTGTGGCGCCCGAGCGCATTCACTTCATGCCTCCCGCCGACATGGCCACGCATTGGCAGCGCCTGGCCTGCGCCGATCTGGCCCTGGATACATGGCCCTGCAATGGGCACACCACCACCAGTGACGCGCTGGCCGCCGGGGTGCCGGTGGTGACGGTGATGGGCGATGGCTTTGCAGGGCGGGTGGCGGCCAGCCTGCTCACGGCGGCGGGGTTGCCGGAGCTGATTTGCGACAGCCCGCAGGCCTATGTGCAGCAGGTGATCCGGCTGGCGGGTGGCGTGCGGCCCACCATTCGGCCCTGGATCGATTCGCGGCGTTTCGCACGGGAGCTGGAAGCGCTGTATGAGCGCATGTGGGAGCGGGCCGTTCAAGGGCTGGCCCCGGCCGAGCTTCGGGCCCCCTGA